The Gammaproteobacteria bacterium genome contains a region encoding:
- a CDS encoding SprT-like domain-containing protein has translation MPTIQPITASQQQTVTDRVAELLRQCERHFNRPFAPIEIRFDLRGRISGMYVFKHRQQWLRFNPFIFAKYFADSLDNTVPHEVAHYVTQVLFGLKRIRPHGREWKSIMQTLGAEPRVTGDYDLDGIPVKRQRRFSYVCDCMTHQLTTIRHNRIARGQSHYFCRRCNGELLQRP, from the coding sequence ATGCCGACCATCCAGCCCATCACCGCAAGCCAGCAGCAGACGGTGACCGACCGTGTCGCCGAGCTGCTGCGCCAGTGCGAACGACACTTCAACCGGCCCTTCGCGCCGATCGAGATCCGCTTTGACCTGCGCGGGCGAATCTCGGGCATGTATGTCTTCAAACATCGCCAGCAGTGGCTGCGCTTCAATCCCTTCATCTTTGCAAAATATTTTGCCGACAGCCTCGACAACACGGTGCCCCACGAAGTGGCACACTATGTCACGCAGGTGTTATTCGGGCTCAAGAGAATCCGGCCGCATGGCCGGGAATGGAAATCCATCATGCAGACCCTGGGGGCGGAACCCCGGGTGACGGGGGACTATGATCTTGACGGTATACCGGTCAAACGGCAGCGTCGCTTCAGTTATGTCTGTGACTGCATGACCCATCAGTTGACGACCATACGCCACAATAGAATAGCCAGGGGGCAGTCCCACTATTTTTGTCGCCGGTGTAACGGGGAGTTGCTGCAGCGGCCCTAG
- a CDS encoding DNA-binding domain-containing protein, with the protein MPDLKALQNAFKRNVVNGDEEFSQYIISTQAVPSDVRLAIYGNAYYSRLEEALGTDFEILKKLLGEEVFSEACMAYIHRYPSRYYSLRWFGQDFPAFLGYQADSGEHHWPAEMAQLEWNFTAAFDAADAEPVTEAAAAAIPPEAWPELRMRFHPSVRMITIWWSTLACWRAAKNGESLLAPVHLSEPAQCLLWRQALLTQYRSLEAAEAVALQAALSGAGFSEICGALAEEMQNQKMVPMQAAGFLKAWLAAGMITAFET; encoded by the coding sequence ATGCCCGACCTGAAAGCATTGCAGAACGCCTTCAAGCGCAACGTGGTGAACGGTGATGAAGAATTCTCCCAGTACATCATCAGTACCCAGGCGGTGCCCAGCGATGTGCGCCTGGCCATCTACGGCAACGCCTATTATTCCCGCCTGGAAGAGGCGCTGGGGACCGATTTTGAGATACTCAAAAAACTGCTGGGCGAGGAGGTTTTCAGTGAGGCCTGCATGGCTTACATCCATCGTTACCCGTCACGCTATTATTCGTTACGCTGGTTTGGTCAGGATTTTCCCGCCTTTTTAGGCTATCAGGCCGATTCGGGGGAGCATCATTGGCCGGCCGAAATGGCGCAACTGGAATGGAACTTCACTGCGGCGTTTGACGCGGCCGATGCCGAGCCGGTCACGGAAGCAGCGGCGGCGGCCATTCCCCCCGAAGCCTGGCCCGAGCTGCGGATGCGCTTTCATCCCTCGGTGCGGATGATCACCATCTGGTGGAGCACCCTGGCCTGTTGGCGGGCGGCAAAAAACGGGGAATCCCTTCTTGCGCCAGTGCACCTGTCCGAGCCGGCCCAGTGTTTGTTATGGCGTCAGGCATTGCTGACCCAGTACCGGTCACTGGAGGCCGCTGAAGCGGTCGCGCTGCAGGCGGCTTTGTCGGGGGCCGGCTTTTCCGAGATCTGCGGTGCGCTGGCGGAGGAGATGCAGAATCAGAAAATGGTGCCCATGCAGGCGGCCGGTTTTCTTAAGGCCTGGCTGGCGGCGGGGATGATTACGGCGTTTGAGACCTAG
- a CDS encoding YihY/virulence factor BrkB family protein codes for MMIKNFPQWFEHLQRVLWISDAERMSRPQALALVAARILYRVVEDFMRGQLTLRAMSLVYTTLLSMVPLLALSFSLLKAFGVHNQIEPLLLNFLAPLGEKSVEMTTQIVRFVENIGVGVLGFLGLLLLIYTVVSLLQKVEEAFNFIWHVSSLRNLPQRLSGYLSVVMVGPMLIVTALGITASVMSSALVTELLAIEPFGSLFYVLSKVLPYLLVIVAFTLTYLIIPNTTVHWRSALIGGTIAGVLWETVGWGFASFIVGSAKYTAVYSGFAIVILFLLWLYLNWLVLLLGSSIAFYHQNPGYQTSSGARARLGLRHQAVMALEIMRRLGQGFHGGDNRWTVDALAAEFALPMETVDEVVSRLIAHRLVVKAGDDSSQLMPGRDLETILVKQVLDVVSGDSLPGQETTLHAGQPVLDIMEQIDALTAEHLAQLSVRDIIESSALPK; via the coding sequence ATGATGATCAAGAATTTCCCACAGTGGTTTGAGCATTTACAGCGGGTGCTCTGGATTTCCGATGCAGAGCGGATGTCCAGGCCGCAGGCGCTGGCCCTGGTTGCCGCACGCATCCTGTATCGTGTGGTTGAAGATTTCATGCGCGGACAACTTACCCTGCGTGCCATGAGCCTGGTTTACACCACCTTGCTCTCGATGGTGCCGCTGTTGGCACTGAGCTTTTCGCTGCTCAAGGCCTTTGGGGTGCATAACCAGATCGAACCGCTGTTGCTGAATTTTCTTGCCCCGCTGGGCGAAAAGAGCGTCGAGATGACGACGCAGATTGTGCGCTTTGTGGAAAACATCGGCGTTGGCGTGCTGGGTTTCCTGGGCCTGCTGTTGCTGATCTACACGGTGGTGTCATTGTTGCAGAAGGTGGAAGAGGCCTTCAATTTTATCTGGCATGTGTCCAGTCTGCGCAACCTCCCGCAGCGCCTGAGCGGTTATCTCAGCGTGGTAATGGTGGGGCCGATGCTGATAGTAACGGCCCTGGGTATTACGGCATCGGTTATGAGCAGCGCCCTGGTCACTGAACTGCTGGCCATCGAACCATTTGGCAGCCTGTTCTATGTGCTGAGCAAGGTGTTGCCCTACCTGCTGGTGATCGTCGCCTTTACGCTGACCTATCTGATCATCCCCAACACGACCGTGCACTGGCGTAGCGCCCTGATCGGCGGCACGATTGCGGGCGTGCTGTGGGAGACGGTGGGTTGGGGCTTTGCCTCGTTTATTGTCGGCTCGGCAAAATACACGGCGGTCTATTCAGGCTTTGCCATCGTGATTCTGTTTCTGTTGTGGCTGTACCTGAACTGGCTGGTGTTGTTGCTGGGATCGAGTATCGCCTTTTATCATCAGAATCCCGGTTATCAGACCAGCAGCGGTGCCCGCGCCCGGCTGGGCTTGCGACATCAGGCGGTCATGGCGCTGGAGATCATGCGCCGGCTGGGGCAAGGTTTTCATGGCGGCGACAACCGATGGACGGTGGATGCTCTGGCGGCGGAATTCGCCTTGCCTATGGAGACGGTTGATGAGGTGGTGTCGAGGCTGATCGCGCACAGACTGGTGGTGAAGGCCGGGGATGACTCTTCGCAGCTGATGCCGGGCCGGGATCTGGAAACCATTTTAGTGAAGCAGGTGCTCGATGTGGTGAGCGGGGATTCCCTGCCAGGGCAGGAAACAACCCTGCATGCCGGGCAGCCGGTGCTGGATATTATGGAGCAGATCGATGCCCTGACCGCTGAGCACCTCGCTCAGTTGAGCGTCAGGGATATCATCGAGTCCTCAGCCCTGCCGAAATAA
- a CDS encoding ABC transporter permease has translation MPLLISRLASAAVVILGVLCLVFLLIHLVPGDPVEVMLGESAQAADREALRQSLGLDKPLWAQFGSYLGNVLQFDLGTSLHSQRPIADILLERLPATLELALAALLVAVLVAFPLGMMAAVKKDSAWDHGAMAVSLLGVSIPNFLMGPILILVFAVWLGWFPVSGREGLSSLVLPAITLGTAMAAILSRMVRATLLEVLGEDYIRTARAKGLGPRAVIWRHALRNALLPVITLLGLQLGALLAGAVITEAVFSWPGIGQLVIEAIQRRDYPVVQACVLLISVSYVLVNTLTDVAYSRFDPRVRLGGSA, from the coding sequence TTGCCGCTGTTGATTTCTCGTTTGGCCAGTGCCGCGGTGGTGATCCTGGGTGTGCTGTGTCTGGTGTTTCTGCTGATCCATCTGGTGCCGGGTGATCCGGTGGAGGTGATGCTGGGTGAATCGGCACAGGCGGCGGATCGCGAGGCGCTACGCCAATCGCTGGGGCTGGATAAACCCCTGTGGGCGCAGTTCGGCAGCTACCTGGGCAACGTGCTGCAGTTTGACCTCGGGACCTCGCTGCATTCCCAGCGTCCGATCGCCGACATCCTGCTGGAGCGCCTGCCCGCCACGCTGGAGCTGGCCCTGGCGGCATTGCTGGTGGCGGTGCTGGTGGCGTTTCCGCTGGGCATGATGGCGGCGGTGAAAAAGGATTCGGCCTGGGATCACGGCGCGATGGCGGTGTCACTGCTGGGGGTGTCTATCCCCAATTTTCTGATGGGGCCGATCCTGATTCTGGTGTTCGCCGTATGGCTGGGCTGGTTTCCGGTGAGCGGCCGGGAGGGGCTGAGTTCGCTGGTGCTGCCGGCCATCACCCTCGGCACGGCCATGGCCGCGATCCTCTCGCGCATGGTGCGGGCCACCCTGCTGGAGGTGCTGGGCGAGGACTATATCCGCACCGCCCGCGCCAAGGGGCTGGGGCCGCGGGCGGTGATCTGGCGCCATGCCCTGCGCAATGCCCTGCTGCCGGTGATTACCCTGCTGGGCCTGCAGCTCGGCGCGCTGCTGGCGGGGGCGGTGATCACCGAGGCGGTGTTCTCGTGGCCCGGTATCGGCCAGCTGGTGATCGAGGCCATCCAGCGCCGCGACTACCCGGTGGTGCAGGCCTGCGTGTTGTTGATCAGCGTGAGTTATGTGCTGGTCAATACCCTCACCGATGTGGCCTACAGCCGGTTTGATCCCCGCGTGCGACTGGGTGGCTCGGCATGA
- a CDS encoding sulfotransferase domain-containing protein → MTTPADHIDTKWGEPDPTHDPYILAHFRARPGDVLITTAPKAGTTWMQQILHQLRCGGDDRFHAIDEVVPWLELPRAGRHWSEVLADYEALPAPRIFKTHCTYEQTPGIDTARFILTSRDPRDCCISFYHHKRDMTDAAKARMNIRHTEDFDAFLDEWLHYESWYRNVSSWWPHRNDDNVLWLRYEDLKQDLDAGLDRILGFLGWELGAPQRARVLTLCSFEWMKANTIRFARQDSTGEAVFKPGGFIRKGQIGDGKSALSAEQEQRILDRARQRLSPDCLAFFGIEA, encoded by the coding sequence ATGACAACCCCCGCAGACCACATCGACACCAAATGGGGCGAGCCCGACCCCACCCATGATCCCTACATACTGGCGCATTTTCGGGCCCGCCCCGGCGACGTGCTCATCACCACGGCGCCCAAGGCAGGCACCACCTGGATGCAGCAGATCCTGCACCAGTTGCGCTGCGGTGGTGACGACCGGTTTCACGCCATCGATGAGGTGGTGCCCTGGCTGGAACTGCCGCGCGCAGGGCGGCACTGGTCGGAGGTGCTCGCCGACTATGAGGCCCTGCCCGCGCCGCGCATCTTCAAGACCCATTGCACCTATGAACAGACCCCCGGCATCGACACCGCGCGCTTCATCCTCACCTCACGCGACCCACGCGACTGCTGCATCAGTTTTTATCACCACAAAAGGGATATGACCGATGCGGCAAAGGCACGCATGAATATCCGCCACACCGAAGACTTCGATGCCTTCCTGGATGAATGGCTGCACTATGAAAGCTGGTATCGCAACGTCAGCAGCTGGTGGCCGCATCGCAATGACGACAATGTGTTATGGCTGCGCTACGAAGACCTGAAACAGGACCTTGATGCCGGGCTGGATCGCATCCTCGGTTTTCTCGGCTGGGAGCTCGGTGCGCCACAGCGTGCGCGGGTACTGACACTCTGTTCCTTCGAGTGGATGAAGGCCAACACGATTCGCTTCGCACGACAGGACAGCACCGGCGAGGCCGTCTTCAAGCCCGGTGGATTTATTCGCAAAGGCCAGATCGGCGACGGGAAGAGCGCCTTGTCCGCTGAACAGGAGCAGCGCATTCTCGACCGGGCCCGGCAACGACTCAGTCCCGATTGCCTCGCCTTTTTCGGTATCGAGGCCTAA
- the nagZ gene encoding beta-N-acetylhexosaminidase, with amino-acid sequence MSLGPIMLDLVGLEISPEEREILLHPLVGGVILFTRNYESPEQLQQLVAAIHGLRDPHLLVAVDHEGGRVQRFRHGFTSLPPAGIFGRIYADEPKRAKQLAETCGWLMAAELRAVGVDFSFAPVLDLDYGVSTVIGDRAFHRQPEVVGELAVSYMLGMQRAGMLATGKHFPGHGAVVADSHIDMPVDERSLEDIYARDVKPFGRLIRAGLGGIMPAHVIYPAVDDRPACFSARWLKSILRERLGFQGVIFSDDLTMKGAQVMGDIVQRGQAALAAGCDMLLVCNHPEESVRLLERLDAPADPVAHVRLARLHERHQFDRAALQQNPAWQQAVAEAEAEGLCAQATGELEL; translated from the coding sequence ATGTCACTCGGCCCCATCATGCTGGACCTCGTCGGACTGGAGATCAGCCCCGAGGAACGCGAAATCCTGTTACACCCGCTGGTCGGCGGGGTCATCCTGTTTACCCGCAATTATGAATCCCCCGAGCAGCTGCAGCAGCTGGTAGCCGCCATCCATGGCCTGCGCGACCCTCATCTGCTGGTGGCCGTGGATCACGAAGGGGGGCGGGTGCAGCGCTTTCGTCACGGCTTTACCTCTCTGCCGCCGGCGGGGATCTTCGGTAGGATCTACGCCGATGAGCCCAAACGGGCCAAGCAGCTGGCCGAGACCTGCGGCTGGCTGATGGCGGCAGAACTGCGCGCGGTGGGGGTGGATTTCAGTTTCGCGCCGGTGCTGGATCTGGATTATGGCGTGAGCACGGTGATCGGGGATCGCGCCTTTCATCGCCAGCCGGAGGTGGTGGGCGAGCTGGCCGTCTCCTACATGCTGGGCATGCAGCGGGCGGGCATGCTGGCCACCGGCAAGCACTTTCCCGGCCACGGCGCGGTGGTGGCGGATTCCCACATCGACATGCCGGTGGATGAGCGCAGCCTTGAGGACATCTATGCGCGGGATGTGAAACCCTTTGGCCGGCTGATCCGCGCCGGGCTGGGGGGCATCATGCCCGCGCACGTGATCTATCCGGCGGTGGACGACAGGCCCGCCTGTTTTTCCGCCCGCTGGCTGAAGTCGATTTTGCGCGAGCGGCTGGGTTTTCAGGGGGTGATCTTCAGCGATGATCTCACCATGAAGGGCGCGCAGGTGATGGGCGATATCGTGCAACGCGGTCAGGCGGCGCTGGCGGCAGGCTGCGACATGCTGCTGGTGTGCAATCACCCTGAAGAATCGGTCCGCCTGCTGGAGCGCCTGGATGCCCCGGCCGATCCGGTGGCCCACGTGCGCCTGGCCCGTCTCCACGAGCGCCACCAGTTCGATCGTGCGGCCCTGCAGCAGAATCCGGCCTGGCAACAGGCGGTGGCGGAGGCGGAGGCGGAGGGGCTGTGCGCGCAGGCCACGGGGGAGCTTGAGTTGTAG
- a CDS encoding DUF692 domain-containing protein, giving the protein MQTEILKKHDKPFLGYGLGLRPEYYDTIVDTRPAVDWFEILSENYMVDGGKPLHFLERVRENYPLVMHGVSMSIGSTDPLDKAYLRRLKQLIARVEPRWVSDHMCWTGQGGHNLHDLMPLPFNEEAIAHVVDRVQQVQDYLGRRILLENASSYVSYAQSEMSEWEFHTEIMRRADCLMLFDVNNVYVSARNHGFDPLDYIRGVPADRVWQLHLAGHADYGDYVIDTHDHPVVQPVWDLYAEALKHFGPVSAMIERDDRFPPFEELMAELGELRQIADATLDERPETPPCPT; this is encoded by the coding sequence GTGCAGACTGAAATTCTTAAAAAACACGACAAACCGTTTCTGGGTTACGGCCTGGGACTGCGGCCGGAGTATTACGACACCATTGTTGACACCCGGCCCGCGGTCGACTGGTTTGAAATACTCTCGGAAAACTACATGGTGGACGGTGGCAAGCCGTTACATTTTCTGGAGCGGGTGCGGGAAAACTATCCGCTGGTGATGCACGGCGTGTCGATGTCCATCGGCAGCACCGATCCGCTGGACAAGGCCTATCTGCGGCGATTAAAACAACTCATCGCGCGGGTCGAACCTCGCTGGGTCTCCGACCACATGTGCTGGACGGGACAGGGCGGCCACAATCTGCATGACCTGATGCCACTGCCGTTCAACGAAGAGGCTATTGCCCATGTGGTGGACCGCGTGCAGCAGGTACAGGATTACCTGGGCCGGCGAATCCTCCTGGAGAATGCCTCCAGTTACGTGAGTTATGCCCAGTCGGAAATGAGCGAGTGGGAGTTCCACACGGAGATCATGCGGCGTGCGGACTGCCTGATGCTGTTCGATGTCAACAATGTCTACGTCAGTGCGCGCAACCACGGTTTTGATCCGCTGGATTATATTCGCGGTGTGCCGGCGGACCGCGTCTGGCAGCTTCATCTGGCGGGGCATGCGGATTATGGCGATTATGTGATCGATACTCACGACCACCCCGTGGTGCAGCCGGTGTGGGATCTGTATGCCGAGGCGCTGAAACATTTTGGCCCGGTGTCGGCGATGATAGAACGCGACGACCGCTTTCCCCCCTTCGAGGAACTGATGGCGGAGCTGGGCGAACTGCGGCAGATTGCCGATGCCACCCTGGACGAAAGGCCGGAGACGCCACCATGCCCGACCTGA
- a CDS encoding adenylate/guanylate cyclase domain-containing protein yields MTSIETTHGHILVVDDEITNRDILQRMLVRQGYSVSLASGGRQAQELIRLNAYDLVLLDIMMPEVDGIAVLKAARQQFSMTELPIIMATALDETDQVANALSLGANDYLTKPFNKKILLARVHTQTALAQAYNKAIHLAEDVSRRNKLLLKLFGRYVTDEVAKNLLESPSASKMGGELQKVAVLFADIRNFTEISEHLPPGRVVEMLNNFFDVMIDVIRKYRGTVDKLIGDEVLATFGTTRERPDDTERALACALEMQLGMAAVNARNRASELPELKMGIGINTGDVMVGNIGSEKHSNYSVIGKHVNLAARIQGCAAGDEIMISESAFLGGRLEVWVDGKREFTPKGIDHPIIVYRLSGLGGRYQLSLERNVPEISAYRA; encoded by the coding sequence ATGACATCGATTGAAACTACCCATGGCCATATTCTGGTTGTCGATGATGAAATCACCAATCGTGACATTCTTCAGCGGATGCTGGTGCGGCAGGGCTACAGCGTCTCGCTGGCCAGTGGCGGCCGTCAGGCGCAGGAGCTGATCAGGCTCAATGCCTATGACCTGGTGCTGCTGGATATCATGATGCCCGAGGTGGACGGCATCGCCGTGCTGAAGGCGGCGCGTCAGCAGTTTTCCATGACCGAGCTGCCCATTATTATGGCCACGGCCCTGGACGAGACCGACCAGGTCGCCAACGCCCTGAGCCTTGGCGCCAATGACTACCTCACCAAGCCCTTTAATAAAAAAATCCTGCTGGCCCGGGTCCATACCCAAACGGCCCTCGCCCAGGCCTACAACAAGGCCATCCATCTGGCGGAGGATGTTTCCCGACGCAACAAACTGCTGCTCAAACTGTTCGGCCGCTATGTGACCGATGAGGTGGCGAAGAATCTGCTGGAGTCGCCGTCGGCCAGCAAAATGGGCGGTGAGCTACAGAAGGTCGCCGTGCTATTCGCCGATATCCGCAACTTCACCGAGATCTCCGAGCACCTGCCACCGGGACGGGTGGTGGAGATGCTGAACAATTTCTTCGATGTGATGATCGACGTAATCCGTAAATACCGTGGCACGGTGGACAAGCTGATCGGCGACGAGGTGCTGGCCACCTTTGGCACCACCCGGGAACGCCCCGACGACACCGAACGCGCCCTGGCCTGTGCGCTGGAAATGCAGCTGGGGATGGCGGCGGTCAATGCGCGGAATCGCGCCAGCGAGCTGCCGGAACTGAAGATGGGCATCGGTATCAACACCGGGGATGTGATGGTAGGCAACATCGGTTCCGAAAAACATTCCAACTACAGCGTCATCGGCAAACACGTGAACCTCGCCGCCCGCATTCAGGGCTGTGCCGCGGGTGACGAGATCATGATCTCGGAATCGGCCTTTCTCGGCGGGAGGCTGGAGGTGTGGGTGGACGGCAAGCGTGAATTCACGCCCAAAGGTATCGACCATCCGATCATCGTCTATCGCCTGTCCGGTCTGGGCGGGCGCTACCAGTTGAGCCTTGAGCGCAACGTGCCGGAGATCAGCGCCTACCGCGCCTGA
- a CDS encoding L,D-transpeptidase produces MNTDSIIVVDLAEQRLQLRSDHQLRMEVAIATASNGPGEQMGSECTPRGWHQVRAMIGADAPANTVFVGRRATGEIYSPALRETFPDRDWILTRILWLSGLEPGRNRLGPVDTMRRYIYIHGCPDEDVMGVPGSHGCVKMRNADVVALFDAVAPGVKVYIGDPAEIDSGPMS; encoded by the coding sequence GTGAATACCGACAGTATCATTGTTGTCGATCTTGCCGAGCAACGCCTGCAGTTGCGCTCCGACCATCAGCTGCGCATGGAGGTGGCGATTGCGACGGCCAGCAACGGCCCTGGCGAACAGATGGGCAGTGAGTGCACGCCGCGTGGCTGGCATCAGGTGCGGGCGATGATCGGCGCCGATGCGCCGGCCAATACGGTGTTCGTGGGGCGGCGCGCCACCGGCGAGATCTATTCGCCGGCCCTGCGCGAGACGTTTCCGGATCGCGACTGGATACTGACGCGGATACTCTGGCTGTCCGGTCTGGAGCCGGGCAGGAATCGTCTGGGGCCGGTGGATACCATGCGGCGTTATATCTACATTCATGGCTGTCCCGATGAGGATGTGATGGGCGTGCCCGGTTCGCACGGTTGCGTGAAGATGCGCAATGCCGATGTGGTGGCGCTGTTTGACGCCGTCGCGCCCGGGGTGAAGGTGTATATCGGTGATCCGGCCGAGATCGACAGTGGACCGATGTCATGA
- a CDS encoding carbohydrate kinase — protein MTESTPTNRPTFPAGARPIIFGEVLFDCFADGQAVLGGAPFNVAWHLQGFGCAPLMISSVGSDALGDKVCATMREWGMDVAGLQRSEHYPTGQVTVHEQDGQPSYEIVPGQAYDHISAPAALAAVGQQPAALVYHGSLALREAASRAALDSLLQLDGRQSGPPVFLDLNLRAPWWEPPRIEQLMQRARWLKLNDEELCEVSRRPLTEGPELQAYAKTLFADCALERLIVTRGAQGVFVVSAEGLAEGRPVAANAIVDTVGAGDAFSAVTIQGILQGWSIAYTLDRALAFAARICQQRGATAQHPELYRD, from the coding sequence ATGACAGAAAGCACCCCAACAAACAGGCCGACGTTTCCAGCCGGGGCGCGGCCGATCATCTTCGGCGAGGTATTGTTCGACTGTTTTGCCGATGGTCAGGCGGTGTTGGGTGGCGCGCCCTTCAATGTCGCCTGGCACCTGCAGGGTTTCGGCTGTGCGCCATTGATGATCAGCAGCGTGGGAAGCGATGCCCTCGGTGACAAGGTCTGCGCCACCATGCGCGAGTGGGGGATGGATGTCGCGGGCCTGCAACGCAGCGAGCATTACCCCACGGGTCAGGTGACGGTGCATGAGCAGGACGGCCAGCCGAGCTACGAAATTGTGCCCGGGCAGGCCTACGATCATATCTCCGCACCGGCCGCCCTGGCGGCGGTGGGGCAGCAGCCGGCGGCCCTGGTCTACCATGGCAGTCTGGCGCTGCGGGAGGCGGCCTCGCGGGCGGCCCTGGATTCCCTGTTGCAGTTAGATGGCCGGCAGTCCGGGCCACCGGTTTTTCTTGACCTCAACCTGCGCGCCCCCTGGTGGGAGCCGCCACGGATCGAGCAACTGATGCAGCGCGCCCGCTGGCTGAAGCTCAATGACGAGGAGCTGTGCGAGGTCAGCCGTCGGCCGTTGACCGAGGGGCCCGAGCTACAGGCCTATGCAAAGACCCTGTTTGCAGACTGCGCGCTGGAACGGCTGATCGTGACCCGCGGGGCGCAGGGCGTCTTTGTGGTGAGTGCGGAGGGACTCGCGGAGGGCCGGCCGGTGGCGGCCAATGCCATCGTCGATACCGTCGGCGCGGGCGATGCCTTCAGCGCGGTGACTATCCAGGGGATTCTGCAGGGCTGGTCAATCGCCTACACGCTGGATCGCGCCCTGGCCTTCGCCGCCAGGATCTGCCAGCAGCGGGGTGCCACCGCGCAGCACCCGGAGCTGTATCGGGACTAG
- a CDS encoding ABC transporter permease translates to MNRPYALRAPTVSVATLLGLWLPLAVIVLWALVALLGPLLPLAPDTIVLQHILLPPGSEHWLGADDLGRSLGVRVLAGAQTSFIVALWVVLVSTLVGTGIGMFSGYLGGRWDLLVVRIMDIFLAFPGILLAIALAGILGPGIENVVIALSVVGWVGYARLARAQVLSLKHREHVQAAVALGAGTGRIVFRHLLPLIMAPLIVEASFGIAGIVIAEAGLSFLGLGVQPPEASWGSMIRDGARYLLVAPHMVLVPGVALMLVVLSVNLLGDRLRDRLDVRNQKR, encoded by the coding sequence ATGAACCGGCCGTACGCGCTGCGGGCGCCGACCGTCAGCGTGGCCACGCTGCTGGGCCTGTGGTTGCCGCTGGCGGTGATCGTGCTGTGGGCCCTGGTGGCACTGCTCGGCCCCTTGCTGCCCCTGGCGCCGGACACCATCGTGTTGCAGCATATCCTGCTGCCACCCGGCAGCGAGCACTGGCTGGGGGCCGATGATCTGGGCCGGTCGCTGGGCGTGCGGGTGCTGGCGGGCGCGCAGACCTCGTTCATCGTCGCCCTGTGGGTGGTGTTGGTGTCCACCCTGGTCGGTACCGGCATCGGCATGTTCAGTGGTTATCTCGGCGGGCGCTGGGACCTGCTGGTGGTGCGCATCATGGACATCTTTCTGGCCTTTCCCGGTATCCTGCTGGCTATCGCCCTGGCCGGTATCCTCGGCCCCGGTATCGAAAACGTGGTGATCGCGCTGAGCGTGGTGGGCTGGGTGGGTTATGCCCGGCTGGCGCGGGCCCAGGTGCTGAGCCTCAAACACCGCGAGCATGTGCAGGCGGCCGTTGCCCTGGGCGCGGGCACGGGGCGGATCGTGTTTCGGCACCTGTTGCCGCTGATCATGGCGCCGCTGATCGTCGAGGCCAGCTTCGGCATTGCGGGTATTGTCATCGCCGAGGCCGGCCTGTCCTTCCTGGGGCTGGGTGTGCAACCGCCCGAGGCCTCCTGGGGCAGCATGATCCGTGACGGCGCGCGCTATCTGCTGGTGGCGCCGCACATGGTGCTGGTGCCCGGCGTGGCCTTGATGCTGGTGGTGTTGTCGGTCAATCTACTGGGTGATCGGCTGCGCGACCGGCTGGATGTGCGTAACCAGAAACGGTAG